DNA from Geobacillus vulcani PSS1:
CAGACGAGGAGGCGGCGTTATTGCTTGACGTTTTGTTCAGCCAGCAATATGCACTTGAACTCATCCGCTCCGAGCTGGCGGATATCGAAAACGGAGACAAGGCGGTCGATGAACACCGGCACCGGCAGCTGTTGCGTTTATACGACCGCCTGTTGACAGAGGAAGGATAAAAGTCATTGTGCGCTATCGCTATCGCAGGAAGCGATAGTCTTTTTTATGGTATGATAACAGTGTGGAGAGGAGAAGATGCAGAAGAAAGCGGGACATCGGCATGACATGGGAACACAATGATTTCATGCAAATGACTGTGAAGTCCTTTCTGATTCCGGCGGATAAAGTGGCGCATGTGCAGCCGGGAAATTATTTGGACCATGCGCTGCTCGTCTTGACGAAAACCGGCTATTCGGCGATTCCGGTATTGGACACATCTTATAAGCTTCACGGGCTGATCAGCATGACGATGATGATGGATGCGATTTTAGGATTGGAGCGCATCGAATTTGAACGGCTCGAGACGATGAAGGTGGAAGAAGTGATGAACCGAAACATTCCGCGCCTGCGGCTTAACGACAGCCTGACGAAGGCCATCGGGCTGATTGTCAACCATCCGTTTGTCTGTGTGGAAAATGACGATGGTTATTTTGCAGGCATTTTCACTCGCCGGGAAATACTGAAACAACTGAATAAACGGCTGCAGAGGTCTAATGGCGGCCGGAAGCCAGGCCGAAAAGAAGCTGAACAATGAGCAGAAAAGTAATCGTGTGCAATATCAAGCGCAGCTGATGTTGTTTCAGTTTTTGTGCGACCCGGACCGATGCTTGGGCGCCGATCAATGATCCCATCGCCAAGAACGGAGCGATGTGCCAGTTCACATGGCCGCTGTATAGATAAGACGCCAGTGCGCCAAAACAGCTAATGAATGTTTGGAATCTTGTCAGCGCCATGGCCGATAAATAATCCATGCCGGCGCGCAAGTAGGCATACATGAGCATGGTGGCTTGCCGGGGCCAAACATGCCATCATAGACGCTAATGCCATACAAAACCGGATAGAAGGTTTTGGGGAGCAGAGGCCGTTGCCGATGATTTGGGCTTTTTTTTGAAAAATTGCAAGCCTAGGGCAAACAACAGCAACATGATCGCGATAATGGTCATCGTTCGTTCAGACAACAGCGAGGCGATGGCCCCACCTGCGGCTCCCCCGCCGAGGCTGATCGGGATGATCGGAAGCAGTTGTTTCCCGTGAATGGTTTGCCGGCGAAACAAGACGAAGAAGCTGGAAAACGAGCTG
Protein-coding regions in this window:
- the abbA gene encoding antirepressor AbbA → MAKRLLPRLSDEEAALLLDVLFSQQYALELIRSELADIENGDKAVDEHRHRQLLRLYDRLLTEEG
- the cbpB gene encoding cyclic-di-AMP-binding protein CbpB; this translates as MTWEHNDFMQMTVKSFLIPADKVAHVQPGNYLDHALLVLTKTGYSAIPVLDTSYKLHGLISMTMMMDAILGLERIEFERLETMKVEEVMNRNIPRLRLNDSLTKAIGLIVNHPFVCVENDDGYFAGIFTRREILKQLNKRLQRSNGGRKPGRKEAEQ